Part of the Vagococcus teuberi genome, ACCATCTTTTGTCAGGATTAATCCAGTATATAAAATCCCTTGGAAAGCTCTTCCTTCTTTTTTCATCGCATCTACTGTTGGGGAAACTATTTTTGATAGTGACGCTTGATACACTGAATCTGTTACATATGGTACTGGAGTAAATACACCCATCCCTCCAGTATTTGGTCCTTTATCTCCATCAAAAATTGCTTTGTGGTCTTTCGCTGCAACCATTGGGTACACAAAAGAGTCTCCCACAAATGACAATAAAGAAAATTCCTTACCAACTAAAAACTCTTCAATCACAATTTTAGGTTCTTCACTATCAAAAACATTATTTAATAAATTATCATCAACAGCTTGTGTTGCTTCTTCAATGGTTTGGGCAATCACAACACCTTTACCTGCAGCTAATCCATCTGCTTTGATGACAATCGGTAATTCCTGTGTTGATAAATAGGCAATTGCATCATCTCTATCAGTAAATGTTTCATAATTTGCCGTTGGAATATCATATTTGGCCATTAGTTGTTTTGCAAAATCTTTTGAACCTTCAATAATGGCTGCATTTTTTTTAGGTCCAAACGCTTTAATCCCTTTTGTCTCTAGAAAATCAACTAATCCATCTATTAAAGGCACTTCAGGTCCGACAAATACCCAACTAATCTCTTTCTCCTGACAAAATGATGCAATAAATTTTTGATCACTTTCGTTTCTATCTACTAACTGAATCCCATCTATGACCATTCCTGCGTTTCCCGGTAAACAATAGACTGTTTCAACTAGTGGACTTTGTAATAATTTTTTACCAATCGCATGCTCGCGTCCACCACTACCAATTACCAATAGTTTTCTTTTCATCAAGTCTTCTCCTCTTAATGTTTGAAATGTCTTGTTCCAGTGACAATCATTGCAATACCATACTCATTTGCTACATCAATTGATTCCTGGTCTTTCACACTACCACCTGGGTGTATGATTGCTTTTATCCCATGTTTTGCTGCATATTCCACACTATCAGGCATTGGGAAAAAGGCATCACTAGCTAATACAGCACCTTTGGCCAAATCACCTGCTTGATCAACTGCTAATTTTACTGACCCGACACGATTCATTTGTCCAGCACCAATACCTAATGTATGGCGAGCGTTACCGACAACAATCGCATTACTTTTTACAGATTTAACCACTAGCCACATTTTTTTCAATGCATCAATGTCTTCAGCTGTTGGTAATGTCTCCGTAACAACTGTCCATTCTGTCTCATCGTCAATTTTAGTATCAGACTCTTGCACTAGTAAACCACCTGAGATACTGACTAATTCCCACTCAGATTGGTTTGGTTTCGTTGTGTCTAATTGAAGCAAACGACGATTTTTCTTTTTCTCTAATATCTCTAAAGCGTCAGCTGTAAAACTTGGGGCAATAATAATTTCTAAAAACAATTGATTTAAACTTTCAGCCAAATCAGTATCAATTTCGCGATTAAAAGCTAGTACGCCACCAAAAATCGAAATCGGATCACTTTCATAAGCTAGGCTGTAAGCTTCATGTATCGTTTTTCCAAAACCAACACCACATGGATTCATATGTTTCACAGCAACCACTGTTGGTTCATCAAATTCTTTGACTAAATGTATCGCTGCATTAGCATCTTTATAGTTGTTATAAGATAATTCTTTCCCATGTAATTGTTTTGCTGTTCCTATTCCGATTTCTGATTGATTATCATCTGATTGATAGAAATACGCTTTTTGATGATTGTTTTCACCATATCTTAAAGTATCAACTTTTGTATAGTTTAGTGACAATTGGTTTGGTAACCCTTTTTCATCATTTTCTTCTGACAAGTAATTAGCGATACTTGCATCATAGTCTGATGTGGTTGCAAATACTTTTGCTGCTAATGATTGTCTTGTTTTAAGTGTTGTGTCCCCTGCTTCACTCAATTCATTTAAAACAATCTCATAATCACTACTATCAACAACAACCGTCACACTAGCAAAGTTTTTCGCCGCACTTCGTAACATACTCGGGCCACCAATATCAATTTGTTCAATCGCTTCATTTTGTGTCACATTAGGTTGAGCAATGGTTTCTTTAAATGGGTACAAATTGACACACACTAAATCAATCATCTCTATATGGTGTTCTTTTAATGTGTTCATGTGTTCTGAATTATCTCGTCTAGCCAATAATCCACCATGAATAAATGGATGCAGTGTTTTTACTCGTCCATCAAGCATCTCTGGAAACTTCGTTACTTCTTCCACACTCAAACACTTAATTCCCTCAAATTCAAGTATTCGTTTTGTTCCGCCAGTTGAAATAATGTCATACCCTAACTTAACTAACTCTTTTGCAAAATCTGCTACACCAGTTTTATCATAAACGCTAATGAGTGCACGCTTTTTAGACATTCTTAAATTCCTCCAAGATAAATTGATTTAAAATAATTGGTAATACATGATGCTCTAATTGATGCATCTCTTCCTCAAATTCTTCTAAAGAAAGCTCACGGTTAATTGCTAAACTTTCTTGATAGATAATTGGGCCAGTATCCACACCTTCATCCACTAAATGAATCGTCACACCAGTCTTTTCATCAGTGCTTTCATAGGCTTCTTTTATGCTTTTAT contains:
- the purD gene encoding phosphoribosylamine--glycine ligase, whose protein sequence is MKRKLLVIGSGGREHAIGKKLLQSPLVETVYCLPGNAGMVIDGIQLVDRNESDQKFIASFCQEKEISWVFVGPEVPLIDGLVDFLETKGIKAFGPKKNAAIIEGSKDFAKQLMAKYDIPTANYETFTDRDDAIAYLSTQELPIVIKADGLAAGKGVVIAQTIEEATQAVDDNLLNNVFDSEEPKIVIEEFLVGKEFSLLSFVGDSFVYPMVAAKDHKAIFDGDKGPNTGGMGVFTPVPYVTDSVYQASLSKIVSPTVDAMKKEGRAFQGILYTGLILTKDGPKVIEYNARFGDPETQVLLERLETDLVEVIESILDDQSLEVSWKNIGFDLGVVVSAKGYPNSYEKGRPLNIDTTNKEVNLFFAGVAKKNDSLVSNGGRVFMAESSGATLEEARRKVYEWLSKQQLTDFYYRTDIGK
- the purH gene encoding bifunctional phosphoribosylaminoimidazolecarboxamide formyltransferase/IMP cyclohydrolase, whose amino-acid sequence is MSKKRALISVYDKTGVADFAKELVKLGYDIISTGGTKRILEFEGIKCLSVEEVTKFPEMLDGRVKTLHPFIHGGLLARRDNSEHMNTLKEHHIEMIDLVCVNLYPFKETIAQPNVTQNEAIEQIDIGGPSMLRSAAKNFASVTVVVDSSDYEIVLNELSEAGDTTLKTRQSLAAKVFATTSDYDASIANYLSEENDEKGLPNQLSLNYTKVDTLRYGENNHQKAYFYQSDDNQSEIGIGTAKQLHGKELSYNNYKDANAAIHLVKEFDEPTVVAVKHMNPCGVGFGKTIHEAYSLAYESDPISIFGGVLAFNREIDTDLAESLNQLFLEIIIAPSFTADALEILEKKKNRRLLQLDTTKPNQSEWELVSISGGLLVQESDTKIDDETEWTVVTETLPTAEDIDALKKMWLVVKSVKSNAIVVGNARHTLGIGAGQMNRVGSVKLAVDQAGDLAKGAVLASDAFFPMPDSVEYAAKHGIKAIIHPGGSVKDQESIDVANEYGIAMIVTGTRHFKH